One part of the Bdellovibrio sp. KM01 genome encodes these proteins:
- a CDS encoding bifunctional aspartate transaminase/aspartate 4-decarboxylase — protein sequence MSVKSVKMKVSRAMQKKLQQLSPFELKDALIELASENSKTSTMAMLNAGRGNPNWIATDPREAFFLLGQFALTESKRVWNEQGLGGMPHKVGIAKRLETFLARNNKALGADFLSKAVDFVVDNYKFNADAFVHELVDGIIGDNYPVPDRILKHNERIVQAYLDQEMCGNHPPRGSFDIFAVEGGTAAMCYIFDSLVTNGLLKKGDHIALGTPTFTPYIEMPTLDRYKFKVTRIEADEMDKVSGLHTWQYSENQIKKLLDPKIKAFFLVNPSNPPSTAVSSKIMKMIVKIVKTKRPDLIIITDDVYGTFVPGFRSIMADLPQNTIGVYSYSKYFGCTGWRLGVIAIHENNIFDTMIGKLPATQRKNLNHRYGTITLKPDNLKFIDRMVADSRQVALNHTAGLSLPQQIQMTLFSLSSLMDTENKYKTLTQDIVQRRIHSLFEGLGIPLPENPMRSGYYCELDLMVWADLKYGKEFTKFLVENYEPVDILFRLAQQTSIVLMPGGGFGGPEWSLRVSLANLDDSAYGRIGKQLAEVAEAYVDEWQHTKHLRPTRKKKST from the coding sequence ATGTCCGTAAAGTCCGTTAAAATGAAGGTATCTAGAGCAATGCAAAAAAAGCTACAACAACTCAGTCCCTTTGAGTTGAAAGATGCTTTGATCGAACTTGCATCAGAAAATTCAAAAACCAGCACGATGGCGATGCTAAACGCAGGTCGTGGTAATCCAAATTGGATTGCGACCGATCCCCGCGAGGCCTTTTTCTTGTTAGGTCAATTTGCTTTAACTGAAAGCAAACGTGTCTGGAATGAACAAGGCTTGGGTGGTATGCCCCACAAAGTTGGAATCGCAAAACGACTGGAAACGTTTCTCGCTCGCAACAACAAAGCGTTGGGAGCGGATTTTCTAAGTAAAGCCGTCGACTTTGTCGTCGACAATTACAAATTCAATGCTGATGCCTTTGTGCACGAACTTGTCGATGGCATCATTGGAGACAACTATCCGGTTCCTGACCGTATTCTTAAGCACAATGAAAGAATCGTTCAAGCCTATTTAGACCAGGAAATGTGTGGCAATCATCCTCCCCGGGGAAGCTTTGACATCTTCGCCGTCGAGGGTGGTACTGCGGCGATGTGCTATATCTTTGATTCACTGGTCACCAACGGGCTCTTAAAAAAAGGTGATCATATTGCCTTGGGCACCCCAACCTTCACTCCCTATATCGAAATGCCGACTTTGGATCGATATAAATTTAAAGTCACGCGTATCGAGGCCGATGAAATGGATAAGGTATCGGGATTGCATACATGGCAGTACAGCGAAAATCAGATTAAAAAATTATTAGATCCCAAAATCAAAGCGTTTTTTTTAGTGAATCCAAGCAATCCTCCCTCCACCGCGGTTTCATCTAAAATCATGAAGATGATCGTCAAGATCGTTAAAACCAAACGACCTGATCTCATCATCATCACTGATGACGTTTACGGAACCTTCGTTCCTGGATTCCGCTCTATCATGGCAGATCTTCCACAGAACACGATCGGGGTATATTCCTATTCGAAATACTTTGGTTGCACGGGATGGCGTCTGGGCGTGATTGCGATTCATGAAAACAATATTTTCGACACGATGATCGGTAAACTGCCAGCCACACAAAGAAAAAACCTGAACCATCGCTATGGTACGATCACGTTGAAACCTGATAATTTGAAATTCATTGACCGTATGGTGGCAGACAGCAGACAGGTGGCTTTAAATCATACCGCCGGTTTGTCATTACCCCAGCAAATCCAAATGACGTTATTTTCACTATCCTCTCTGATGGATACGGAAAATAAATATAAGACTCTGACCCAAGACATTGTCCAACGCCGCATCCATTCGCTGTTTGAAGGTTTGGGAATTCCACTTCCAGAAAATCCAATGCGCTCTGGATATTACTGTGAATTGGATCTGATGGTCTGGGCCGATCTGAAATATGGAAAAGAATTTACCAAGTTCTTGGTCGAAAACTATGAACCCGTGGATATTCTATTCAGATTGGCACAACAGACTTCCATTGTTCTTATGCCTGGTGGCGGATTCGGGGGCCCCGAGTGGTCGTTGCGTGTGTCACTTGCGAATCTGGATGATTCTGCTTACGGCCGTATCGGCAAACAACTTGCCGAAGTGGCAGAGGCTTACGTGGACGAATGGCAACATACGAAACACCTTCGTCCCACGAGAAAAAAGAAAAGTACTTAG
- a CDS encoding efflux RND transporter periplasmic adaptor subunit, which translates to MRLKVMTGCLLLSIAACSKKETPKAQQLVPEVTAVKTSVRDIPITKEFVGQISGIRDIQVRARVGGILLKRYYTEGDKVKAGSLLFKIDPAPYTAALNQAKGEVAIQKARLTNARQSMNRIIPLYKENAVSQKDRDDAVAVYNAAKSALDAATANMEQAQINLGYTTVTAPIDGYTSKETVAEGSLIVANSENSLLTTISQTDPAYVNFSYTDNELLELRRLAAKGKLIRPDSLDKIEVQVRMGDGELYPQIGFMNFNDQIVDTSTGTVKARASIANKDAVLRPGQFVSVYVKGFMLRKVITVPLKSIVQTQNGPIIFSITENSVARQISVELGEEIINDVVVNRGLRGGELIVVEGASKIRNGQTVKVVSGTSIAKK; encoded by the coding sequence ATGCGCTTAAAAGTAATGACAGGATGTTTATTGCTTTCAATAGCAGCGTGTTCCAAAAAAGAGACACCAAAAGCTCAGCAGCTGGTGCCTGAAGTAACGGCTGTTAAAACCTCAGTAAGAGATATTCCTATTACCAAAGAGTTCGTAGGACAGATTTCTGGTATCAGAGACATTCAAGTGCGAGCCCGAGTGGGTGGAATTTTGCTGAAACGATATTATACAGAGGGTGATAAAGTAAAAGCCGGGAGCCTGCTCTTTAAGATAGATCCTGCCCCCTACACGGCGGCACTGAATCAGGCCAAGGGTGAAGTTGCCATTCAAAAGGCCCGCTTGACCAATGCCCGTCAAAGCATGAATCGAATTATTCCTTTGTATAAAGAAAATGCCGTCAGTCAAAAAGATCGTGATGACGCCGTCGCAGTTTACAATGCCGCGAAATCCGCCTTGGATGCTGCCACAGCCAACATGGAACAAGCCCAGATCAATCTGGGCTATACCACCGTCACGGCACCCATCGACGGATACACCAGTAAAGAAACCGTGGCCGAGGGAAGTCTGATCGTCGCCAACTCTGAAAACTCCTTGCTAACGACTATTTCCCAAACCGATCCAGCTTATGTGAATTTCAGTTACACTGATAACGAGCTTTTGGAACTGCGCCGACTTGCGGCTAAAGGCAAACTTATCAGACCGGACAGTCTGGATAAAATCGAAGTCCAAGTGCGCATGGGCGACGGGGAACTTTATCCCCAAATTGGCTTTATGAATTTCAACGATCAAATCGTGGACACCTCAACCGGCACCGTTAAAGCCCGCGCCAGCATAGCCAACAAAGACGCCGTTCTTCGGCCCGGACAATTTGTCAGCGTTTACGTCAAAGGCTTTATGCTTCGTAAGGTGATCACCGTTCCCTTGAAATCAATAGTCCAAACTCAAAATGGGCCGATCATTTTTTCCATCACAGAAAACAGTGTGGCACGCCAAATTTCCGTGGAACTTGGCGAAGAAATCATCAATGACGTGGTCGTGAACCGGGGACTGCGCGGTGGCGAACTGATTGTTGTCGAGGGCGCATCCAAAATTCGCAACGGTCAAACTGTAAAGGTCGTCAGCGGCACTTCTATCGCCAAAAAATAA
- a CDS encoding efflux RND transporter permease subunit, whose amino-acid sequence MFSKFFINRPVFSCVISLIIMIAGYASIKALPISQYPDIVPPQVSVTTKYPGASAETISSTVAAPIEQQVNGVENMLYMQSTNSSNGDMILTVTFAIGTDPDQNTINVNNKVQTALPTLPEEVRRQGVTVKKKSSAILQMIGLRAPDQRYDSVYISNYALINVLDEIKRIPGVGDASIFGAQDYSIRLWLQPDRMAQMKVTATDVINAVKEQNAQFAAGKVGAEPLNNQVDFTFTVTTQGRMENPKQFEDIIVRSNPDGSKLRVRDIARVELGALSYDVQTKWNGKTAIGIGVYLAPGANQVQTADMVKETMHNLSQKFPPGLAYDIPFDTTKFIEVSIEEVIHTLMEAMILVFIVVYLFLQSWRATLIPCLAVPVSIIGTFAGMYALGFSINTLTLFGLVLAIGLVVDDAIVVLENVERIMRTEKLPVKEATIKAMEEVTSPVIAIVLVLSAVFIPVAFVGGLAGQMYKQFAITIAVSVAISGLVALTLTPALCAMLLKEEHHEPNRFFRGFNNIFDKLTNGYVAGVKFFNKRLFISAALFLMCGAGIIGMFKLVPGGLVPDEDQGYVFGIPNLQDGASLSRTVAVSDQMDNYITNNPNVKDVVSLSGFDLISGSNRTNTGTSFITLKDWKERKKEDQSATAVVRNIIGLNQVIRDGAIMALSPPAIVGMSTTGGLEFYLQNRGGSDSKTLATKTKQFMDSLRNNPAIGSIGSNFSANIPQIYLNLDREKAKAYQVPINTVFDAMSATFGSYYINDFNKFGRTFKVQLQSEGDYRARPDDIRNIYVRSDNGSMIPITALVNVKKVTGPEMVERLNIFPAARILANPAPGYSSGQVIKVVEDTLATSSLAGDYSIAWTGTAYQEKLTGGASAQVFIYALIFVFLILAAQYEKWGLPFSVLLSVPYSILGALAANYLRGLANDVYFQIALVTLIGLSAKNAILIVEFAVEKMHEGLSIADAAYEAAKLRFRPIVMTSLAFILGAVPLAISSGAGSASRHSIGTGIIGGMLVSTFVATFFIPMFFVVITGIKMKKSAKKEKPTPQTPPPMPAGEPL is encoded by the coding sequence ATGTTTTCGAAGTTTTTCATCAATAGACCCGTTTTCTCCTGTGTTATTTCTTTGATCATTATGATTGCGGGGTATGCGTCTATTAAGGCGCTCCCCATCTCGCAGTATCCAGATATAGTTCCACCACAAGTATCAGTGACGACCAAATATCCAGGCGCCTCTGCCGAAACAATTTCCTCGACAGTCGCGGCTCCCATTGAACAACAAGTCAATGGGGTCGAAAACATGCTTTACATGCAGTCAACAAACTCATCGAACGGCGACATGATTTTGACCGTAACTTTTGCGATTGGAACAGATCCCGATCAAAATACCATCAATGTTAACAACAAGGTACAAACTGCACTACCGACCCTGCCCGAAGAAGTTCGTCGTCAAGGTGTCACAGTTAAAAAGAAATCTTCGGCAATTTTACAGATGATTGGTCTACGCGCGCCCGATCAACGCTATGATTCCGTTTATATCAGCAACTATGCACTGATCAATGTTCTGGACGAAATCAAACGTATCCCTGGCGTGGGAGATGCCAGTATTTTCGGTGCCCAAGATTATTCTATACGCCTCTGGCTACAACCCGATCGCATGGCGCAAATGAAAGTCACTGCTACCGACGTGATCAATGCGGTAAAAGAACAGAATGCACAGTTCGCTGCTGGTAAAGTCGGAGCTGAGCCTTTAAATAATCAAGTGGACTTCACTTTTACCGTCACTACTCAAGGGCGTATGGAAAATCCCAAACAATTTGAGGACATTATTGTTCGCTCCAACCCCGACGGTTCCAAACTTCGCGTCCGCGACATTGCCCGGGTGGAATTAGGCGCGCTTAGTTATGACGTACAAACAAAGTGGAATGGCAAAACCGCCATTGGTATCGGCGTTTATCTGGCACCAGGCGCTAATCAGGTGCAAACCGCTGACATGGTTAAAGAGACCATGCACAATCTGTCGCAAAAGTTTCCTCCGGGTCTGGCGTACGACATCCCCTTCGACACGACAAAATTTATCGAAGTTTCCATCGAAGAAGTTATTCACACCTTGATGGAAGCGATGATCCTGGTTTTCATCGTGGTTTATTTATTCTTACAAAGCTGGCGCGCAACTCTTATTCCCTGCCTGGCAGTTCCAGTTTCCATCATTGGTACCTTTGCCGGAATGTATGCCCTGGGATTTTCGATTAATACGTTAACACTTTTTGGTCTGGTGTTGGCAATCGGTCTGGTTGTCGACGATGCGATCGTCGTTCTGGAAAACGTCGAAAGGATTATGCGAACCGAAAAACTCCCCGTAAAAGAAGCAACCATCAAAGCAATGGAAGAAGTTACCAGTCCCGTTATTGCCATCGTTCTGGTTCTGTCAGCAGTATTTATCCCAGTTGCCTTTGTCGGCGGTCTTGCCGGTCAAATGTATAAACAGTTCGCCATCACAATCGCCGTTTCAGTCGCCATATCGGGTTTAGTCGCGCTAACCCTGACACCGGCTCTTTGTGCGATGCTTTTAAAGGAAGAACATCACGAACCGAATCGTTTCTTCCGCGGTTTTAACAATATTTTTGACAAACTTACGAATGGCTACGTCGCTGGCGTAAAGTTTTTCAATAAGCGCCTCTTCATCAGTGCCGCCTTGTTTCTTATGTGTGGCGCCGGCATCATTGGCATGTTTAAACTGGTACCCGGAGGCCTCGTGCCTGATGAAGACCAAGGCTATGTTTTTGGTATTCCAAATCTCCAAGACGGTGCTTCACTTTCCCGAACCGTCGCAGTATCCGATCAAATGGACAACTACATCACCAATAATCCCAATGTAAAAGACGTGGTTTCACTGTCGGGATTTGATTTGATTTCAGGTTCAAATCGAACCAACACGGGCACCAGCTTTATCACTCTTAAAGACTGGAAAGAGCGTAAAAAAGAGGATCAATCTGCCACGGCGGTTGTCAGAAATATTATAGGACTAAATCAAGTCATCCGCGACGGCGCCATAATGGCTTTAAGCCCACCCGCTATCGTAGGTATGAGTACCACTGGTGGTCTTGAATTCTATCTTCAGAATCGAGGCGGCTCCGATAGCAAAACTCTGGCGACAAAGACCAAGCAGTTTATGGATTCACTACGAAACAATCCTGCCATCGGAAGCATTGGTTCCAATTTCAGCGCGAACATTCCGCAGATTTATCTGAATCTGGATCGTGAAAAAGCCAAAGCCTATCAGGTCCCAATCAATACCGTCTTTGATGCTATGTCGGCTACTTTCGGCAGTTATTATATCAATGACTTCAACAAGTTTGGACGTACGTTTAAGGTGCAGCTGCAGTCAGAGGGTGATTATCGCGCTCGGCCCGACGATATCCGTAACATCTATGTTCGATCTGATAATGGCAGCATGATTCCCATCACTGCTTTGGTAAATGTTAAAAAGGTGACCGGGCCAGAAATGGTGGAGCGCCTGAATATCTTTCCTGCAGCTCGTATCCTCGCCAACCCAGCTCCGGGATACAGCTCAGGTCAGGTTATCAAAGTGGTTGAAGATACACTTGCGACCTCAAGTCTGGCTGGCGATTACAGTATTGCGTGGACGGGGACAGCCTATCAGGAAAAGCTTACGGGCGGTGCTTCCGCCCAGGTATTTATCTATGCTTTAATCTTCGTGTTTTTAATCTTGGCAGCTCAGTACGAAAAGTGGGGGTTGCCATTTTCGGTTTTGTTATCAGTACCCTATTCGATCCTGGGCGCCTTAGCGGCCAATTACCTGCGTGGTCTGGCAAACGACGTCTACTTCCAGATCGCCCTGGTAACTTTGATTGGCCTCTCGGCAAAGAATGCCATTTTGATTGTCGAGTTTGCCGTCGAGAAAATGCACGAAGGACTTAGCATCGCTGATGCCGCCTATGAAGCTGCAAAACTGCGTTTCCGTCCTATCGTGATGACGTCCCTTGCCTTTATCTTGGGTGCGGTGCCTTTGGCAATTTCCAGCGGTGCGGGCTCTGCCAGTCGTCACTCGATAGGTACAGGCATCATCGGGGGAATGCTCGTGAGTACTTTCGTGGCGACATTCTTTATCCCGATGTTCTTTGTCGTGATCACTGGAATAAAAATGAAGAAATCCGCTAAGAAAGAAAAACCAACTCCGCAAACTCCACCACCAATGCCAGCAGGAGAACCTTTATGA
- a CDS encoding efflux transporter outer membrane subunit produces MKKRWLIAGLSTYGFLCACAVGPDYKRPTSNLPSALFANSNEQNLELGWWKQFGDGTLDKLIQLAFEHNLDLELALARVDEARARLGISKSQYFPSLDLSGSAIREKVTETGMTPIPQGTDSVGNSFLLGLSLSYEIDLWGKIRRSNESAKAQLLSADYNRANVQLTLLSQVVSGYFALRSLDLQHAIAQDTLKSRISSYELMFRRFKGGIGSELDARQSESEMRAAEATVSKLDDQISRAESFLSVLIGKSPKEIIETPLVRGRKLDEIIMPPQLPSSLPSSLLERRPDILAAEQNLVSSNALIGVAKAYYFPSISLGGIFGYESSDLKNLFNNGSQNWGYGASISMPIFNGGRTGYLVEAATAQQKAAEIQYRQAIQNAFVEVRNALKTYQSYGDVVEAQRKQVVAIERNLYLAQLRYKNGQSPYLEVLDAERQLFSVQLDLVKSQQSRLVSVVDLYKSLGGGWKADMKTSSQ; encoded by the coding sequence ATGAAGAAACGATGGCTCATTGCAGGTCTGAGCACTTACGGCTTTTTATGCGCTTGCGCGGTGGGACCGGACTACAAGCGACCGACATCAAATCTGCCGTCGGCTCTGTTCGCAAACTCCAATGAACAAAATCTTGAACTGGGTTGGTGGAAACAGTTTGGCGACGGAACTTTAGACAAGCTGATTCAATTGGCTTTTGAACACAATCTGGATCTGGAATTAGCGTTGGCCAGAGTCGATGAAGCCCGCGCTCGATTGGGAATTTCAAAATCCCAATACTTTCCCAGTTTGGATTTAAGTGGCTCTGCTATCAGGGAAAAAGTGACTGAAACAGGTATGACGCCGATTCCGCAGGGAACCGACAGCGTAGGCAACAGCTTCTTGTTGGGATTAAGTCTAAGTTATGAAATTGATTTGTGGGGTAAAATCCGTCGTAGCAACGAATCCGCCAAGGCTCAGTTGCTGAGCGCAGACTACAACCGCGCCAATGTGCAGTTGACGCTTCTTAGCCAAGTGGTCAGCGGATACTTTGCTTTACGCTCTCTAGATCTGCAGCACGCGATTGCCCAGGATACTTTAAAGTCGCGGATTTCGTCTTATGAGCTGATGTTTAGACGTTTCAAGGGCGGTATCGGATCAGAACTCGATGCCCGTCAATCCGAATCGGAAATGCGTGCTGCCGAAGCGACAGTTTCAAAACTTGACGATCAAATTTCCCGAGCAGAAAGTTTCTTGTCAGTCCTGATCGGAAAAAGTCCCAAGGAGATTATCGAAACTCCCTTGGTCCGAGGTCGTAAGCTTGACGAGATCATAATGCCTCCCCAACTGCCATCATCCCTTCCATCATCGCTTCTGGAACGACGACCTGACATTCTAGCCGCTGAACAAAATTTGGTCTCTTCAAATGCTTTAATTGGGGTCGCCAAAGCTTACTATTTTCCCAGTATTTCATTGGGTGGAATCTTCGGTTACGAAAGTTCCGATTTAAAAAACCTTTTTAATAATGGATCACAAAATTGGGGCTACGGAGCAAGCATCTCGATGCCAATCTTCAATGGGGGAAGAACCGGCTACTTGGTTGAAGCCGCTACGGCTCAACAAAAAGCTGCTGAAATCCAATATCGCCAAGCTATTCAAAATGCCTTTGTCGAAGTCAGAAATGCTTTGAAAACCTATCAGTCCTATGGGGATGTGGTTGAGGCACAGCGAAAACAGGTGGTCGCTATCGAACGAAATCTTTATCTGGCACAACTACGCTATAAGAATGGCCAGTCACCGTATTTGGAAGTGCTTGATGCCGAAAGGCAATTGTTCTCTGTGCAATTGGATTTGGTAAAATCTCAACAATCTCGCCTGGTGTCCGTCGTAGATTTGTACAAATCTTTAGGTGGAGGCTGGAAAGCTGATATGAAGACGTCCTCTCAATAA
- a CDS encoding type II asparaginase: MKQTIGYVFMSIVIFTSSSFAADKKMKVHILATGGTIAGAQMKAGEYGYKSGTFKVEDLIAAVPNMGDLATLTGEQVANIGSQDMSDEVWLKLAKRVNEVLKSDADGVVITHGTDTMEETAFFLNLVVKSDKPVVLVGSMRPATAISADGPGNLYNAVAVAASPGAKKRGVLVVMNDEIHQARAVEKMNTTNVETFHSPERGPEGYINTGKIAWFESSNKKHTAGSEFAGVSPKSLPRVDIIYAHSNMSPDLIESAVKSGAKGIVIAGVGDGNMNQASLTILERLQKKNGLLVVRSTRLPTGLVLRNNEVDDDKAGFVASGEFNPAKSRVLAQLALTKTSDPKKVQEMFEKY; this comes from the coding sequence ATGAAACAAACGATAGGATATGTTTTTATGTCGATCGTTATTTTCACCAGCAGCAGTTTTGCTGCTGATAAGAAAATGAAGGTCCACATTCTGGCGACGGGCGGTACAATTGCTGGGGCGCAAATGAAAGCCGGCGAGTACGGGTATAAGTCGGGAACTTTTAAGGTCGAAGACCTTATCGCAGCGGTTCCGAATATGGGCGATCTTGCGACTCTAACGGGAGAGCAAGTGGCTAATATCGGAAGCCAGGACATGAGTGACGAAGTTTGGCTAAAGCTTGCGAAACGTGTGAATGAAGTATTGAAATCCGATGCTGACGGTGTGGTCATTACTCACGGGACAGACACGATGGAAGAAACCGCTTTCTTTCTAAATCTTGTGGTTAAAAGCGATAAACCCGTGGTGCTGGTTGGTTCTATGAGACCCGCAACAGCGATCAGCGCAGACGGCCCCGGCAATCTGTATAATGCGGTCGCCGTGGCGGCAAGCCCTGGAGCTAAAAAACGTGGTGTTCTGGTTGTGATGAATGATGAAATTCATCAAGCACGTGCCGTGGAAAAAATGAATACGACGAATGTGGAAACATTCCACAGCCCTGAGCGTGGGCCAGAGGGCTACATTAACACCGGTAAAATTGCCTGGTTTGAATCCTCCAACAAAAAGCATACAGCGGGCTCTGAATTCGCAGGTGTTTCACCTAAGAGTCTGCCAAGAGTGGATATTATCTATGCTCATTCTAATATGTCGCCGGACCTGATTGAATCTGCAGTGAAATCAGGTGCAAAAGGTATCGTGATTGCCGGCGTAGGTGATGGCAACATGAATCAAGCATCATTGACGATTTTGGAAAGACTGCAAAAGAAAAATGGTTTGCTGGTTGTTCGAAGCACTCGATTGCCGACAGGCTTAGTTCTTCGCAACAATGAAGTCGACGATGACAAAGCAGGTTTTGTGGCTTCAGGAGAGTTCAATCCAGCTAAGTCTCGTGTATTAGCTCAGTTGGCTCTGACGAAAACAAGCGATCCTAAGAAAGTCCAAGAAATGTTCGAGAAGTATTGA
- a CDS encoding DcaP family trimeric outer membrane transporter, giving the protein MNAFKRRALGIGLIAMGFASYAQAEAKLEIYGFTQLDYIQDFNRVDPNWQDTLRPSKIASTDGAYGSDGQASLSAKQSRLGIQTWLPLSGEDLFTKLEFDFFGVGSDEGQTTPRLRHAYGQWGSWLAGQTNSLFMDGDIFPNMLDYWGPIGMAFYRNPQIRWTPMRGNQSLAIAIERPGDDIDPGQVRTIDPDVVTNAQKDEKYPDLTAQWKSAGDWGHFQIAGIVRQVGFETKTGNHEPSDSKTGWGVDVTGSVKTGSGKIMAGVVTGEGIASYMNDGGTDMGPEGSLGNLSVKVVPLTAFLLYYDHNWNEKLMSTIGFAQSEVKNTDLQNDDAFKRGQYASINLVSTPVKNFMYGGEFLWGSRMSKDDTTTHDQRIQITMKYSFSSLDFK; this is encoded by the coding sequence ATGAATGCGTTCAAGAGAAGGGCATTAGGAATAGGTCTGATTGCGATGGGATTTGCGTCCTATGCGCAGGCCGAGGCGAAACTTGAAATCTATGGTTTTACGCAGCTTGATTATATTCAAGATTTCAACCGCGTTGATCCAAATTGGCAGGACACTTTACGCCCTTCCAAAATCGCTTCGACGGATGGTGCCTACGGAAGTGACGGACAAGCTTCGCTCAGTGCCAAACAAAGCCGCTTGGGTATTCAGACCTGGCTTCCATTAAGCGGCGAGGATCTTTTCACGAAATTAGAATTCGATTTTTTCGGAGTGGGATCTGATGAAGGTCAGACGACACCTCGTTTGCGTCATGCCTATGGTCAATGGGGTAGTTGGCTTGCCGGTCAAACGAACTCGCTGTTCATGGACGGAGACATCTTTCCAAACATGCTCGATTACTGGGGGCCGATCGGTATGGCCTTTTATCGTAACCCACAAATTCGTTGGACACCGATGCGTGGCAATCAATCATTGGCGATCGCGATTGAAAGACCCGGCGATGATATTGATCCAGGACAAGTTAGAACTATTGACCCGGATGTTGTCACCAACGCTCAAAAAGATGAGAAGTATCCAGACCTCACTGCGCAGTGGAAGTCTGCGGGTGATTGGGGACATTTTCAAATTGCCGGTATCGTCAGACAAGTTGGTTTTGAGACTAAAACTGGTAATCACGAACCAAGTGACAGTAAAACAGGTTGGGGCGTGGATGTTACCGGAAGTGTTAAGACCGGTTCTGGAAAAATTATGGCCGGAGTTGTTACGGGTGAAGGTATCGCAAGTTATATGAATGACGGTGGTACGGATATGGGACCTGAAGGATCGTTGGGGAATCTTTCCGTAAAGGTCGTTCCATTGACAGCTTTCCTTCTTTACTACGATCACAATTGGAATGAAAAGTTGATGTCGACGATCGGATTTGCGCAAAGTGAAGTAAAGAACACAGATTTGCAAAATGACGATGCTTTCAAACGTGGGCAATACGCTTCCATCAATCTGGTTTCAACACCCGTTAAAAACTTCATGTACGGTGGGGAATTCTTGTGGGGCAGTCGCATGAGCAAAGATGATACGACAACACATGATCAGCGTATTCAAATTACCATGAAATACAGCTTTTCCAGCTTAGATTTTAAATAG